A region of Piscinibacter gummiphilus DNA encodes the following proteins:
- the atpA gene encoding F0F1 ATP synthase subunit alpha: MQLNPAEISELIKSRIEGLTASADIRNQGTVVSVTDGIVRIHGLSDVMQGEMLEFPATSAGTPTFGLALNLERDSVGAVILGEYEHISEGDTVKCTGRILEVPIGPELRGRVVNALGQPIDGKGPINAKLTAPIEKIAPGVIARKSVDQPMQTGLKSIDSMVPVGRGQRELIIGDRQTGKTAVAIDAIINQKGQNMTCIYVAIGQKASSIKNVVRALEANGALEYTIVVAASAAESAAMQYVSAYSGCTMGEYFRDRGEDALIVYDDLSKQAVAYRQVSLLLRRPPGREAYPGDVFYLHSRLLERAARVNADYVEAFTKGEVKGKTGSLTALPIIETQAGDVSAFVPTNVISITDGQIFLETSLFNAGVRPAINAGISVSRVGGAAQTKVIKGQSGGIRTDLAQYRELAAFAQFASDLDEATRKQLDRGARVTELLKQAQYSPLSISLMGATLFAVNKGFMDDIDVKQVLAFEAGLHTHLKSSHAGLLKKIEDSKALDKEAEAELSNAVTAFKKSFA, translated from the coding sequence ATGCAACTGAATCCCGCAGAAATTTCCGAACTGATCAAGAGCCGCATCGAAGGGCTCACCGCTTCGGCGGACATCCGCAACCAGGGCACCGTGGTGTCGGTCACCGACGGCATCGTCCGCATCCACGGCCTGTCGGACGTGATGCAGGGCGAAATGCTGGAATTCCCGGCCACGTCGGCCGGCACGCCCACCTTCGGTCTGGCCCTGAACCTCGAGCGCGACTCCGTCGGCGCCGTGATCCTGGGCGAGTACGAGCACATCTCGGAAGGCGACACCGTCAAGTGCACGGGCCGCATCCTCGAAGTGCCGATCGGCCCCGAGCTGCGTGGCCGCGTGGTCAACGCCCTCGGCCAGCCCATCGACGGCAAGGGCCCGATCAACGCCAAGCTGACCGCCCCGATCGAGAAGATCGCCCCGGGCGTGATCGCACGGAAGTCGGTCGACCAGCCGATGCAGACCGGCCTGAAGTCCATCGACTCGATGGTGCCCGTCGGCCGTGGTCAGCGCGAGCTGATCATCGGTGACCGCCAGACCGGCAAGACCGCCGTCGCCATCGACGCGATCATCAACCAGAAGGGTCAGAACATGACCTGCATCTACGTTGCGATCGGCCAGAAGGCTTCGTCGATCAAGAACGTGGTGCGCGCCCTGGAAGCCAACGGCGCCCTGGAATACACCATCGTCGTGGCCGCCTCGGCCGCCGAGTCCGCCGCCATGCAGTACGTGTCGGCCTACTCGGGCTGCACGATGGGCGAATACTTCCGCGACCGCGGCGAAGACGCGCTGATCGTGTACGACGACCTGTCCAAGCAGGCCGTGGCCTACCGTCAAGTGTCGCTGCTGCTGCGCCGCCCGCCGGGCCGCGAAGCCTACCCCGGCGACGTGTTCTACCTCCACAGCCGCCTGCTCGAGCGCGCAGCCCGCGTGAACGCCGACTACGTCGAAGCCTTCACCAAGGGTGAAGTCAAGGGCAAGACCGGTTCGCTGACGGCCCTGCCGATCATCGAAACGCAAGCCGGCGACGTGTCCGCCTTCGTGCCGACGAACGTGATCTCGATCACCGACGGTCAGATCTTCCTGGAAACCTCGCTGTTCAACGCCGGTGTCCGCCCCGCCATCAACGCCGGTATCTCGGTGTCGCGCGTCGGTGGTGCTGCCCAGACGAAGGTCATCAAGGGCCAGTCCGGTGGTATCCGTACCGACCTCGCGCAGTACCGTGAACTCGCGGCCTTCGCGCAGTTCGCCTCCGACCTCGACGAAGCCACCCGCAAGCAACTGGACCGCGGCGCCCGCGTGACGGAACTGCTCAAGCAGGCCCAGTACTCGCCGCTGTCCATCAGCCTGATGGGCGCGACGCTGTTCGCGGTGAACAAGGGCTTCATGGACGACATCGACGTCAAGCAGGTCCTCGCGTTCGAAGCCGGTCTGCACACGCACCTGAAGTCCAGCCACGCCGGTCTGCTGAAGAAGATTGAAGACTCCAAGGCCCTCGACAAGGAAGCGGAAGCCGAACTGTCGAACGCCGTGACGGCCTTCAAGAAGTCTTTCGCCTGA
- a CDS encoding F0F1 ATP synthase subunit delta — protein sequence MAELATIARPYAEALFKASDAASAPALVGEIQSLAAVAGDAQLRQFASDPKVTAQQVLDLIGSVLKAPLSAPAKNLLQLALENDRLAALPEVATQFQALVNERSGVSDAVVYSAYPIEPAQLADVKAMLEKRFARKLNATVVVQPELIGGIRVVVGDEVLDTSVKARLEQMKAALTA from the coding sequence ATGGCCGAGCTTGCAACCATCGCGCGCCCGTACGCCGAGGCGCTGTTCAAGGCATCCGACGCCGCCAGCGCGCCGGCCCTGGTTGGAGAAATCCAATCCTTGGCCGCCGTCGCCGGTGACGCCCAGCTGCGCCAGTTCGCCTCCGATCCGAAGGTCACCGCCCAACAGGTGCTCGACCTCATCGGTTCGGTGCTGAAGGCCCCGCTGTCGGCTCCCGCGAAGAACCTGCTGCAGCTCGCGCTCGAAAACGACCGCCTGGCTGCGCTGCCCGAAGTGGCAACGCAGTTCCAGGCGCTCGTCAACGAGCGTTCCGGTGTCTCCGACGCTGTCGTCTACAGCGCGTACCCCATCGAACCAGCCCAGCTGGCCGACGTCAAGGCGATGCTGGAGAAGCGCTTTGCGCGCAAGCTCAACGCCACGGTCGTCGTGCAGCCGGAACTGATCGGTGGCATCCGCGTGGTGGTCGGTGACGAAGTGCTGGACACCTCGGTCAAGGCCCGTCTTGAACAAATGAAGGCAGCCCTGACGGCGTAA
- a CDS encoding F0F1 ATP synthase subunit B produces MNINATLFLQAIVFAILVWFTMRFIWPPLTKALDERAAKIAEGLSAADKAKTELATTQQKVGEQLSAARDDANKRLADAERLAQSMIEEAKTRASEEGAKIIASAKAEAEQEATRARESLRDQVAVLAVKGAEQILKREVNAGVHADILNRLKAEL; encoded by the coding sequence ATGAACATCAACGCAACACTGTTCCTCCAGGCGATCGTCTTCGCGATCCTGGTGTGGTTCACGATGCGCTTCATCTGGCCGCCCCTCACCAAGGCCCTGGACGAGCGCGCCGCGAAGATTGCTGAAGGTCTGTCCGCCGCTGACAAGGCCAAGACGGAGCTCGCCACCACCCAGCAAAAGGTGGGCGAGCAACTGTCGGCCGCCCGTGACGATGCCAACAAGCGCCTGGCCGATGCCGAGCGCCTGGCGCAATCGATGATCGAGGAAGCCAAGACCCGCGCAAGCGAGGAAGGCGCCAAGATCATCGCTTCGGCCAAGGCCGAAGCCGAACAGGAAGCCACCCGCGCTCGCGAAAGCCTGCGCGACCAGGTGGCGGTCCTGGCCGTCAAGGGTGCGGAGCAGATCCTGAAGCGCGAAGTCAACGCCGGCGTCCACGCCGACATCCTGAATCGCCTGAAGGCTGAGCTGTAA
- the atpE gene encoding F0F1 ATP synthase subunit C, which yields MDNSYIGLLALACGLIVGLGAIGASIGIALMGGKFLESSARQPELMNELQTKMFILAGLIDAAFLIGVAIALLFAFANPFAAFIK from the coding sequence ATGGATAACAGCTACATCGGTCTTCTGGCACTGGCTTGCGGTCTGATCGTCGGCCTGGGCGCGATCGGCGCTTCGATCGGCATCGCACTGATGGGCGGCAAGTTCCTCGAGTCGTCGGCTCGCCAGCCGGAACTGATGAACGAACTGCAAACCAAGATGTTCATCCTGGCCGGTCTGATCGACGCCGCGTTCCTGATCGGCGTCGCCATCGCGCTGCTGTTCGCGTTCGCCAACCCGTTCGCTGCCTTCATCAAGTAA
- the atpB gene encoding F0F1 ATP synthase subunit A, with protein sequence MSAEANAAHHAGPTPTEYIQHHLQHLQKNFSFESVKQTSIVDFSVFNLDSLVFSIVLGVLGCWVLWLAARRATSGVPGRFQALVEILAEGVENQAKGVIHNAQSRKLISPLALTVAVWIFLMNFMDMIPVDLLPGIWHSAGPALGFKDYLRVVPTADLSTTLGLSTSVLFVCLVYNVKIKGVGGWAHELIAAPFGDKWFLYPVNFLMQVIEYVAKTVSHGMRLFGNMFAGELVFMLIALMGGVWAFQFNPVSGGFWLGVGHVVAGTVWTLFHILVITLQAFIFMMLTLIYTGQAHDAH encoded by the coding sequence ATGTCTGCCGAAGCAAACGCTGCTCACCACGCGGGCCCCACGCCCACGGAGTACATCCAGCACCACCTGCAACACCTGCAGAAGAACTTCTCTTTCGAGAGCGTGAAGCAGACGTCCATCGTCGACTTCAGCGTCTTCAACCTCGATTCGCTGGTGTTCTCGATCGTCCTCGGCGTGCTGGGCTGCTGGGTCCTGTGGCTGGCCGCGCGCCGCGCCACCTCGGGTGTTCCGGGCCGCTTCCAGGCCCTGGTTGAAATCCTCGCCGAAGGCGTCGAGAACCAGGCCAAGGGCGTGATCCACAACGCCCAGAGCCGCAAGCTCATCTCCCCGCTCGCCCTCACGGTGGCCGTGTGGATCTTCCTGATGAACTTCATGGACATGATCCCCGTCGACCTGCTGCCCGGCATCTGGCACTCGGCCGGCCCGGCGCTCGGCTTCAAGGATTACCTGCGTGTCGTGCCCACGGCCGACCTGTCGACCACGCTCGGTCTGTCGACCAGCGTGCTGTTCGTCTGCCTCGTCTACAACGTCAAGATCAAGGGCGTTGGCGGCTGGGCCCACGAGCTGATCGCAGCGCCCTTCGGCGACAAGTGGTTCCTGTACCCGGTGAACTTCCTCATGCAAGTGATCGAATACGTCGCGAAGACCGTGTCCCACGGCATGCGGCTGTTCGGCAACATGTTCGCCGGCGAACTCGTGTTCATGCTGATCGCCCTCATGGGCGGCGTGTGGGCATTCCAGTTCAATCCCGTGTCCGGTGGCTTCTGGCTGGGCGTGGGGCATGTGGTGGCCGGGACCGTCTGGACCCTGTTCCACATTCTCGTGATCACGCTGCAAGCCTTCATCTTCATGATGCTGACGCTGATCTACACGGGCCAGGCGCACGACGCGCACTGA
- a CDS encoding ATP synthase subunit I, whose protein sequence is MGVPTEHGNDGFQDTDAAQDEAFKPLTREEVLSLRARNPLVSPWRILAAQAALGLVCAGVTWWLTHRASAMWSALYGAAVVVIPGALLAYGIRRGTANPAAAAAGFMFWELVKIAVAASMLVAAAMWAPDLSWPAMLVTMVVCLKLGWLALIKRRRPVVTR, encoded by the coding sequence ATGGGCGTACCTACCGAACATGGCAACGATGGCTTCCAGGACACAGATGCGGCGCAAGACGAGGCTTTCAAGCCCCTGACACGTGAAGAAGTGTTGAGCTTGAGGGCCCGGAACCCACTGGTCTCGCCTTGGCGAATCCTTGCGGCGCAAGCCGCGCTGGGTCTGGTCTGTGCCGGGGTGACGTGGTGGCTCACGCATCGCGCCAGCGCGATGTGGTCTGCCCTCTACGGTGCGGCGGTGGTCGTGATTCCCGGGGCCTTGCTGGCCTATGGAATCCGGCGTGGAACTGCCAACCCGGCGGCTGCGGCCGCGGGGTTCATGTTCTGGGAACTGGTGAAGATTGCCGTGGCTGCTTCCATGTTGGTGGCAGCAGCCATGTGGGCGCCCGATCTGAGCTGGCCGGCGATGCTGGTCACGATGGTCGTGTGCCTGAAGTTGGGTTGGTTGGCGCTGATCAAGCGGCGCCGGCCCGTTGTGACACGATAA
- a CDS encoding SMP-30/gluconolactonase/LRE family protein: MSHATPTPEEDAPWVLAVAAHSTLGESPLWHPVEQCLYYCDIAEHQLRRFDPVTEELRHWQFETHLASIAPMRDGALLLAQRDGLWRFDRHTGQRTPLVPPPYDPAAFRFNDGKCDAQGRFWVGTLSDARVPQSALYSFDRKRGLQVAADGITVSNGLGFSPNGRTMYWADTTSHTVFAFDVDPDVGALSNQRVFASFPLKQTGQDLDTYGGRPDGAAVDAEGCYWVAMYEGGRLLRIAPSGEVLRDVRVPVRCPTMPCFGGPDLRTLYLTTTREKRPEAELAAQPWAGGVLSLKVDVPGLPTTFFG, encoded by the coding sequence GTGAGCCACGCCACCCCGACTCCCGAGGAAGACGCCCCCTGGGTGCTCGCTGTCGCGGCCCATTCGACGCTGGGCGAGTCCCCGCTGTGGCACCCGGTCGAGCAGTGTCTTTATTACTGCGACATCGCCGAGCACCAGCTGCGCCGCTTCGACCCGGTCACGGAAGAGCTGCGCCACTGGCAGTTCGAGACCCACCTGGCCAGCATCGCGCCCATGCGCGACGGCGCCCTGCTGCTTGCACAGCGCGACGGGCTCTGGCGCTTCGACCGCCACACGGGCCAGCGCACTCCGCTGGTGCCTCCACCGTACGACCCGGCCGCCTTCCGCTTCAACGACGGCAAGTGCGATGCGCAGGGGCGTTTCTGGGTGGGTACGCTGAGCGACGCGCGCGTGCCGCAGTCGGCGCTCTACAGCTTCGACCGCAAGCGCGGCCTGCAGGTCGCGGCCGACGGCATCACCGTGTCGAACGGCCTCGGCTTCAGCCCGAACGGCCGCACGATGTACTGGGCCGACACCACGTCGCACACGGTGTTCGCGTTCGATGTCGATCCCGACGTGGGCGCGCTGTCGAACCAGCGCGTGTTCGCGAGCTTCCCGCTCAAGCAGACCGGCCAGGACCTCGACACGTACGGCGGCCGCCCCGACGGCGCGGCGGTCGATGCCGAGGGCTGCTACTGGGTGGCGATGTACGAGGGCGGGCGGCTGCTGCGCATCGCGCCCTCGGGCGAGGTGCTGCGCGACGTGCGGGTGCCGGTGCGGTGTCCCACGATGCCCTGCTTCGGCGGGCCGGACCTGCGCACGCTGTACCTCACCACCACGCGCGAGAAGCGCCCCGAGGCCGAGCTCGCGGCACAGCCGTGGGCCGGCGGCGTGCTGTCGCTGAAGGTCGACGTGCCCGGGCTGCCCACCACGTTCTTCGGGTGA
- a CDS encoding aldose 1-epimerase, producing MTASSSHGIELRAGALRFAVRPDLGGSIAGLWSGDTPVLRSTEPAALTLPRSSASYPLVPYSNRIGNRRFRWAGQDYTTPDNFGNYPHSVHGVAWLRAWEVVSATTTNAVLRYRHAPDDHWPFAFEVVQHFDLTPQALTARFVFTNTHGAAAPAGVGWHPYFPKRERSHLDIAIAGRWDSDATHLPVRREAQARIADDVARLDYDNCFDGWTGVARITDEKFSLELTSTLPYLVVYTPQDKDYFCVEPVSHVSNAIQMADPAAHGLRTLQPGESFESSMTLAVSAS from the coding sequence ATGACCGCATCCTCTTCCCACGGCATCGAACTCCGCGCCGGCGCCCTGCGCTTCGCCGTGCGCCCCGACCTCGGCGGCTCCATCGCGGGGCTGTGGTCCGGCGACACGCCGGTGCTCCGCTCGACCGAACCGGCCGCGCTCACGCTGCCGCGGTCGTCGGCCAGCTACCCGCTCGTGCCCTATTCCAACCGCATCGGCAACCGCCGTTTCCGCTGGGCGGGCCAGGACTACACCACGCCCGACAACTTCGGCAACTACCCCCATTCGGTGCACGGCGTCGCCTGGCTGCGCGCGTGGGAGGTCGTCTCCGCCACCACCACGAACGCGGTCCTCCGCTACCGCCACGCGCCGGACGACCACTGGCCGTTCGCCTTCGAGGTGGTCCAGCACTTCGATCTGACCCCGCAGGCCCTCACGGCCCGATTCGTGTTCACCAACACCCATGGCGCCGCCGCGCCGGCCGGGGTGGGCTGGCATCCCTACTTCCCGAAGCGCGAGCGCAGCCACCTGGACATCGCGATCGCCGGCCGCTGGGATTCCGACGCCACGCACCTGCCGGTGCGCCGCGAAGCGCAGGCGCGCATCGCCGACGACGTGGCCCGCCTCGACTACGACAACTGCTTCGACGGCTGGACGGGTGTCGCCCGCATCACCGACGAGAAGTTCTCGCTCGAACTCACCTCCACGCTGCCCTACCTGGTCGTCTACACGCCCCAGGACAAGGACTACTTCTGCGTCGAGCCCGTGAGCCACGTCAGCAACGCGATCCAGATGGCCGACCCCGCCGCCCACGGCCTGCGCACGCTGCAGCCGGGCGAGTCCTTCGAATCCAGCATGACCCTCGCGGTCTCCGCATCGTGA
- a CDS encoding GNAT family N-acetyltransferase: MEAPDIRLIPADAPEWLDGVRDIFREYAGSLGIDLAFQGFDEELASLPGRYAAPEGQLMLALVDGGIAGCGAFAPLHDADYPNACEMKRLYVRPAFRRFGLGRIMAQALLDDARRAGYSAMLLDTLDDMEAARELYATLGFHEIPPYYFNPIPGAHYLKADLD; the protein is encoded by the coding sequence ATGGAAGCCCCCGACATCCGACTGATCCCCGCCGACGCCCCCGAATGGCTCGACGGCGTGCGCGACATCTTCCGCGAGTACGCCGGCAGCCTGGGCATCGACCTCGCCTTCCAGGGCTTCGACGAGGAGCTCGCCTCGCTGCCCGGGCGGTACGCCGCTCCCGAGGGGCAGCTGATGCTGGCCCTGGTGGACGGCGGCATCGCCGGCTGCGGCGCCTTCGCACCGCTGCACGACGCGGACTACCCGAACGCGTGCGAAATGAAGCGCCTCTACGTCCGCCCGGCCTTCCGCCGCTTCGGACTCGGACGCATCATGGCGCAGGCGCTGCTCGACGACGCGCGGCGCGCCGGCTATTCCGCGATGCTGCTCGACACGCTGGACGACATGGAGGCCGCACGCGAGCTGTACGCCACGCTCGGCTTCCACGAGATCCCGCCTTACTATTTCAATCCGATTCCCGGGGCGCATTACCTGAAGGCCGACCTCGACTGA
- a CDS encoding polysaccharide biosynthesis/export family protein: MTLPSFRSLLRASALAASLLSFSSALLAAGETSNGSFNTPAYGEPLDSMRLGGTGDSGGTSSGRSGVVVRNDGSPGGQQPGSSTQQQQQQTQQRPAVTSPGRRSDMLPQRPSEFQKFVEAATGRQLQPFGARFFNEAADSFSPVDNVPVSADYMVGPGDQLLIRAWGSIDVDYRATVDRSGQISLPKVGTFTVAGTRASNLESHLRAQIGRLFTNFNLNVTLGQLRGVKVFVVGPARVPGVYTLASQSTMLSAVVAAGGPSANGSMRKVSLRRDGRTVAEIDIYDFLVQGDKSKDVQLAAGDVIVFQPAGPRVAVTGTIDSPAIYELKSEKEPVADVLRYAGDSPVLVNPNRVQVERIDTARTGAARFVEQFKLDAAGLQKPLQDGDVLTLLPISPAFSNAVTLRGAVAQPLRYAHTPGMRIRDLIPDRDALISPDFYRRKNLLVQVIEEDEMGRPLSRNTRDRQDRSDRYDRANNASRNDADSRNGQRNGAMAYGTPTDNLDVRDAQRLGNPPYDRDGMSSSGSGDNLRSPNGSQRYDRDDRDDDNERNRFSTNTRQRIASPLFDAVNWDYAVIERLNKADLTTQVIPFNLGKAVLHGDETNNLELLAGDVVTVYSQKDLRVPVSRQTRLVSVLGEVGAPGTYQLLPGETLPQLITRAGGLTPQAYVYGLEFSREETRQRQRENLQAAIVRLEALSSVQAARDAANRSDLATAGQAAVSSAATQAQIGRLRRMEPNGRIALELQPNVASLSELPEVPLEHLDQIVVPTKPAFVTVAGAVVNNNAFLWKPGKTVGDYIGSAGLDDAAEVSNMFVLRADGTVTHANDTRGFFGGNKLESVPLNPGDAVVVPNKLDYETWGRALVRNLKDWSQIFAQFGLGAAAIITLRDN; this comes from the coding sequence ATGACCCTGCCGTCCTTCCGCTCCCTTCTCAGAGCCAGTGCGCTCGCCGCCTCGCTTCTGTCTTTCTCCTCGGCGCTGCTGGCCGCGGGCGAAACCTCCAACGGCAGCTTCAACACCCCGGCCTACGGCGAACCTCTCGACTCGATGCGGCTCGGTGGCACGGGTGACAGCGGCGGCACGTCGTCGGGCCGCAGCGGCGTCGTGGTGCGCAACGACGGTTCGCCGGGCGGTCAGCAGCCCGGCTCGTCCACGCAGCAACAGCAGCAACAGACGCAGCAGCGGCCCGCCGTCACGTCCCCGGGCCGCCGCAGCGACATGCTGCCGCAGCGGCCCAGCGAATTCCAGAAGTTCGTCGAGGCGGCCACGGGCCGGCAACTGCAGCCCTTCGGTGCCCGGTTCTTCAACGAGGCCGCCGACAGCTTCTCGCCGGTCGACAACGTGCCGGTCTCGGCCGACTACATGGTGGGCCCCGGCGACCAGCTGCTGATCCGCGCCTGGGGCAGCATCGACGTCGACTACCGAGCCACCGTCGACCGCAGCGGCCAGATCAGCCTGCCGAAGGTGGGCACGTTCACCGTCGCCGGCACCCGCGCCTCGAACCTCGAGAGCCACCTGCGGGCCCAGATCGGCCGCCTGTTCACCAACTTCAACCTGAACGTGACGCTGGGCCAGCTCCGCGGCGTGAAGGTGTTCGTCGTCGGCCCGGCCCGCGTGCCCGGTGTCTACACGCTCGCCAGCCAGTCGACCATGCTGTCGGCGGTGGTGGCCGCGGGCGGCCCGAGCGCCAACGGCTCGATGCGCAAGGTCTCGCTGCGCCGCGACGGCCGCACGGTCGCCGAGATCGACATCTACGACTTCCTGGTGCAGGGCGACAAGTCGAAGGACGTGCAGCTCGCCGCCGGCGACGTGATCGTCTTCCAGCCGGCCGGCCCGCGCGTGGCCGTGACCGGCACCATCGACAGCCCCGCCATCTACGAACTGAAGTCGGAGAAGGAGCCCGTCGCCGACGTGCTGCGGTACGCGGGCGACTCGCCGGTGCTCGTGAACCCCAACCGGGTGCAGGTCGAGCGCATCGACACCGCACGGACCGGCGCCGCCCGTTTCGTCGAGCAGTTCAAGCTCGACGCCGCCGGCCTGCAGAAACCGCTCCAGGACGGCGACGTGCTGACCCTGCTGCCCATCTCGCCCGCGTTCAGCAACGCCGTGACCCTGCGCGGCGCCGTGGCCCAGCCGCTGCGCTACGCCCACACGCCGGGCATGCGCATCCGAGACCTGATCCCCGACCGCGACGCCCTGATCTCCCCCGACTTCTACCGCCGCAAGAACCTGCTCGTGCAGGTGATCGAGGAGGACGAGATGGGCCGGCCGCTCAGCCGGAACACCCGCGACCGCCAGGACCGGTCCGATCGCTATGACCGCGCGAACAACGCCTCCCGCAACGACGCGGACAGCCGCAACGGGCAGCGCAATGGCGCCATGGCGTATGGCACGCCCACCGACAACCTCGACGTCCGCGACGCCCAGCGCCTGGGCAACCCGCCTTACGACCGCGACGGCATGTCCTCCTCGGGTTCGGGTGACAACCTCCGTTCGCCCAATGGCTCGCAGCGGTACGACCGCGATGACCGCGACGACGACAACGAGCGCAATCGCTTCAGCACGAACACCCGCCAGCGCATCGCGTCGCCCCTGTTCGATGCGGTGAACTGGGACTACGCCGTGATCGAGCGCCTGAACAAGGCCGACCTCACGACGCAGGTCATCCCGTTCAACCTCGGCAAGGCCGTGCTGCACGGCGACGAAACCAACAACCTCGAACTGCTGGCCGGCGACGTCGTCACGGTCTACAGCCAGAAGGACCTGCGTGTGCCGGTGTCCCGCCAGACTCGCCTGGTGTCGGTGCTCGGCGAAGTGGGTGCCCCGGGCACGTACCAACTGCTGCCGGGCGAAACGCTCCCGCAACTCATCACGCGTGCCGGCGGCCTCACGCCGCAGGCCTACGTGTACGGCCTCGAGTTCAGCCGCGAGGAGACCCGCCAGCGCCAGCGCGAAAACCTGCAGGCCGCCATCGTGCGCCTCGAGGCGCTCTCGTCGGTGCAGGCGGCCCGCGACGCGGCGAACCGCTCCGACCTCGCCACCGCCGGCCAGGCCGCGGTCAGCTCGGCGGCCACCCAGGCCCAGATCGGGCGCCTGCGCCGCATGGAGCCCAACGGCCGCATCGCGCTCGAACTGCAGCCGAACGTGGCCTCGCTGTCCGAACTGCCGGAAGTGCCGCTCGAGCACCTCGACCAGATCGTGGTGCCCACCAAGCCGGCCTTCGTGACAGTGGCCGGCGCCGTGGTCAACAACAACGCCTTCCTGTGGAAGCCGGGCAAGACCGTGGGCGACTACATCGGCTCGGCCGGCCTCGACGACGCGGCCGAGGTGTCGAACATGTTCGTGCTGCGCGCGGACGGCACCGTCACCCACGCCAACGACACCCGCGGCTTCTTCGGCGGCAACAAGCTCGAATCGGTGCCGCTCAACCCAGGTGATGCCGTCGTGGTGCCGAACAAGCTCGACTACGAGACCTGGGGCCGCGCGCTCGTGCGCAACCTGAAGGACTGGTCGCAGATCTTCGCGCAGTTCGGCCTGGGTGCCGCGGCCATCATCACGCTGCGGGACAACTGA
- a CDS encoding Wzz/FepE/Etk N-terminal domain-containing protein — protein MNAPAPVTAPVADDFDERPQVGFVDLLTWLGEGKKPIATVTAVAAVVFLGISLLLPNVYTARTTLLPANSQQQSNSSAALAALGSLGGLAGGLAAKTPEELYVNLLRSDSVQRALDARFDLRKRYDIPTYEVLRGTMPRYIRVTADKKSGVILVEVDDEDPKFAADLANAHSTEISKLLGRLAVSEAQQRRVFFEQQLKDTKENLIRAEQALRDVQEKSGMVVLDKQAEALILAVAQLKTRIAEREIRLKVLRTSATQENPEVRLLVSELAALRNELGRMESSNGGGTDKEGNLDIPIGKLPSTGLEYVRATREVKFQETLLAGMLRQYEIAKMDEAKEAPALQQVDVAEPPDRKSKPKRASVVLGGTFTAFLLMAGWTIWRRYGDLARARNPELDARMTVLRGAWRLRR, from the coding sequence ATGAACGCTCCCGCTCCCGTGACCGCCCCCGTGGCGGACGACTTCGATGAACGCCCCCAGGTGGGGTTTGTCGACCTGCTGACCTGGCTCGGCGAAGGCAAGAAACCCATTGCAACCGTGACCGCGGTGGCCGCGGTGGTGTTCCTGGGCATCTCGCTGCTGCTGCCCAATGTCTATACGGCCCGCACGACACTGCTGCCGGCCAACTCGCAGCAGCAGAGCAACTCCTCGGCGGCACTCGCGGCCCTCGGCTCGCTCGGCGGCCTTGCAGGGGGTCTCGCAGCCAAAACCCCCGAGGAGCTGTACGTGAATCTGCTGCGCAGCGACAGCGTGCAGCGTGCCCTGGATGCACGCTTCGACCTGCGCAAGCGGTATGACATCCCGACCTACGAGGTGCTCCGCGGCACCATGCCCCGATACATCCGGGTGACGGCCGACAAGAAGTCGGGCGTGATTCTGGTCGAGGTGGACGACGAGGATCCCAAGTTCGCGGCCGATCTGGCCAACGCACATTCGACCGAGATCTCCAAGCTGCTGGGTCGCCTCGCCGTGTCCGAGGCGCAGCAGCGCCGCGTGTTTTTCGAACAGCAACTCAAGGACACCAAGGAGAACCTGATCCGGGCCGAACAGGCGCTGCGTGACGTCCAGGAGAAGTCGGGGATGGTCGTGCTCGACAAGCAGGCCGAGGCTCTCATCCTCGCCGTGGCACAGCTGAAGACTCGGATCGCCGAACGCGAGATTCGCCTGAAGGTGCTGCGCACCTCGGCGACGCAGGAGAACCCCGAGGTGCGCCTGCTGGTCTCGGAGCTGGCCGCGTTGCGCAACGAACTCGGTCGCATGGAATCGAGCAACGGTGGCGGCACCGACAAGGAAGGCAATCTCGACATCCCGATCGGCAAGTTGCCTTCGACCGGCCTCGAGTACGTCCGTGCCACGCGCGAAGTGAAGTTCCAGGAAACGCTGCTGGCCGGCATGCTGCGGCAGTACGAGATCGCCAAGATGGACGAGGCCAAGGAAGCGCCCGCGCTCCAGCAGGTGGACGTGGCCGAACCGCCTGACCGCAAGTCGAAGCCGAAGCGGGCCTCCGTCGTGCTGGGAGGCACCTTCACGGCGTTCCTGCTGATGGCCGGCTGGACGATCTGGCGCCGTTACGGTGACCTGGCGCGCGCCAGAAATCCGGAACTCGATGCCCGCATGACGGTGCTGCGCGGCGCCTGGCGCCTGCGCCGCTGA